The following proteins are encoded in a genomic region of Dyadobacter sp. UC 10:
- the nuoB gene encoding NADH-quinone oxidoreductase subunit NuoB produces the protein MSERPKTGDGGIILTNAEDLMNWARLSSLWPMGFGLACCAIEMMAAYASNYDLERFGIMPRPSPRQSDVMIVAGTVTFKMADRIRRLYEQMPEPRYVISMGSCSNCGGPYWEHGYHVVKGVDRIIPVDIYVPGCPPRPEALIGGFLKLQEKIRNTKEVAPSLFLEMEAAEMATT, from the coding sequence ATGAGCGAGAGACCGAAAACCGGAGACGGTGGAATTATACTTACGAATGCAGAAGATCTGATGAACTGGGCGCGGCTTTCATCGCTCTGGCCTATGGGGTTCGGACTTGCCTGCTGCGCGATAGAAATGATGGCTGCATATGCTTCCAACTATGATCTGGAACGTTTCGGGATTATGCCAAGACCTTCTCCCCGCCAGTCCGACGTGATGATCGTTGCCGGGACAGTCACTTTTAAAATGGCAGACCGCATCAGAAGGCTCTACGAGCAAATGCCTGAACCGAGGTATGTCATCTCGATGGGTAGCTGCTCCAACTGCGGTGGCCCCTATTGGGAACACGGTTATCATGTGGTGAAAGGGGTTGACAGGATCATACCGGTAGATATATACGTACCCGGTTGTCCGCCCCGTCCGGAAGCGCTCATCGGCGGGTTTTTGAAACTACAGGAGAAAATAAGAAATACTAAAGAAGTCGCGCCCTCCCTGTTTCTTGAAATGGAAGCCGCTGAAATGGCCACTACCTAA
- a CDS encoding C10 family peptidase yields the protein MKEWQGYLSRQLRTSDTYCIEWYQYGQFQCKYTSTQKGPLLTTEWGQRHLSTTQLSTGGDCDDCGRRLAGCGPVAMAQLEEFYHPNPARPRVSNGICTAVNAGQVSLGSLMQVMGAKSKASYNYMGTCATFTWPANVKSGLKDFGFSNGGNGNEAYNFALIKSELNGNHPVIFWGSTCLDCFSDYHIWICDGYLQHHYSDFNCTTKQCNQWSYSYLNMNWGWGNDSNGYFAFGQYNPAEGDYNANLHVITGIRP from the coding sequence TTGAAAGAATGGCAAGGATACTTGTCCCGGCAGTTGAGAACTTCGGATACTTATTGCATTGAATGGTATCAGTATGGTCAGTTTCAGTGTAAATACACTTCCACACAAAAGGGGCCGCTGCTAACAACTGAGTGGGGGCAGCGTCACTTGTCTACAACGCAATTAAGCACTGGTGGGGACTGTGATGACTGTGGCAGAAGACTTGCAGGTTGCGGGCCTGTTGCGATGGCGCAATTAGAGGAATTTTATCACCCAAATCCAGCAAGGCCAAGAGTTTCCAACGGTATCTGCACCGCAGTCAACGCAGGACAAGTTAGTCTTGGTTCGCTTATGCAAGTTATGGGGGCGAAGTCGAAGGCCAGCTATAACTATATGGGAACTTGTGCAACTTTTACCTGGCCCGCTAATGTCAAAAGCGGATTAAAGGATTTCGGATTTTCAAATGGGGGTAATGGAAATGAAGCTTATAATTTTGCTTTAATTAAAAGTGAGCTGAATGGAAATCATCCAGTCATTTTTTGGGGCTCAACTTGTCTGGATTGTTTCTCTGATTACCATATATGGATATGTGATGGTTATTTACAGCATCATTACAGTGATTTCAATTGCACTACGAAACAATGCAATCAGTGGAGTTACAGCTACCTAAATATGAATTGGGGCTGGGGTAATGATTCGAATGGATATTTTGCTTTCGGGCAATACAATCCAGCCGAAGGTGACTATAACGCAAATCTACATGTGATCACAGGAATAAGACCATGA
- a CDS encoding Spi family protease inhibitor, giving the protein MVNINRSQLPGLLSAFFILTFASCQRSEIATPGREVPGLSVSQFEVSMDDAAEVASFHLSADSVANKTARVVAGDNEVLERKTITDSTSSEPLFYIFKKRKGFTIVSADMRVMPVLAYSEKIRS; this is encoded by the coding sequence ATGGTAAACATCAACCGTAGCCAGCTTCCGGGGCTTCTCTCCGCTTTTTTTATCTTAACATTTGCTTCTTGCCAGAGATCCGAGATCGCAACACCGGGTCGGGAAGTTCCCGGACTATCAGTCTCACAATTTGAGGTGTCAATGGACGATGCGGCAGAAGTCGCGTCATTCCATTTGTCAGCCGATTCGGTGGCGAATAAGACTGCTCGTGTGGTTGCAGGCGACAATGAGGTTTTGGAAAGAAAAACGATCACCGACTCGACCAGCAGCGAGCCTCTGTTTTACATTTTCAAAAAAAGAAAAGGATTTACGATTGTATCGGCTGATATGCGGGTAATGCCGGTTCTGGCGTATTCCGAAAAAATCAGAAGTTGA
- a CDS encoding helix-turn-helix domain-containing protein gives MNTIASNLLAKREEKRFKQSYVAEQCGMSQPNYSNIERGETSPSIEQLKKFAEVFGTTVEELIADRTGNDHVNLPLLKIHKKNLTESDKDIYIKILENQVRTLMAKKRKRQ, from the coding sequence ATGAATACGATCGCAAGCAACCTGCTCGCCAAGCGGGAGGAAAAAAGATTTAAGCAGAGCTATGTGGCCGAGCAATGCGGAATGTCCCAACCTAACTACTCCAATATCGAGAGAGGAGAAACCAGTCCCTCTATCGAGCAGCTCAAAAAGTTTGCAGAAGTATTCGGGACTACCGTGGAAGAACTGATCGCTGACCGGACGGGCAATGACCATGTCAATTTGCCCCTGCTAAAAATCCATAAAAAAAACCTTACCGAGTCCGATAAGGATATTTATATTAAGATTTTAGAAAACCAGGTTCGCACTTTGATGGCAAAGAAGCGAAAGCGTCAGTGA
- a CDS encoding NADH-quinone oxidoreductase subunit C, which translates to MTFQEISALIVERFPDIAVDADTKGPQPILIVPVEKIAEICAFLHQDNRLFFDHLACITAIDNGPGLATMEVIYNLTSIPYHTDLAIKAVFPRNAESDPLPSVPTVSHIWRTANWHEREAFDLMGIHFEGHPDLRRILLPEDWEGHPLRKDFTVQDRYHGIYVRYEDGAPGQELVGPDRT; encoded by the coding sequence ATGACTTTTCAAGAGATCAGCGCACTTATCGTTGAAAGATTCCCGGACATTGCGGTTGACGCAGATACAAAAGGGCCACAGCCTATTCTGATTGTTCCGGTTGAGAAAATTGCCGAAATATGTGCGTTTCTGCATCAGGATAACCGTTTATTTTTTGACCATCTTGCCTGCATTACTGCTATCGATAATGGCCCTGGGCTCGCCACTATGGAAGTAATCTATAATCTGACTTCGATTCCGTACCATACCGATCTGGCCATAAAAGCGGTGTTCCCAAGAAATGCCGAGAGCGATCCGCTTCCTTCCGTGCCCACTGTAAGCCACATCTGGCGCACCGCCAACTGGCACGAGCGGGAAGCATTCGATCTGATGGGGATTCACTTCGAAGGGCATCCCGACTTGCGCAGGATATTGCTGCCGGAAGATTGGGAAGGCCACCCGCTTCGTAAGGATTTCACTGTACAGGATCGGTACCACGGGATATATGTTAGGTATGAGGATGGCGCGCCGGGCCAGGAACTTGTCGGTCCCGACCGCACCTGA